The window GAAGTAAGGAACCAAAAACTACAGAACTGAGCTTGCAGGATGAGATTACCATCAATTACATGAAGCAATGTGATGATGATGAAAAATTGCTATCAAGTATTGATGGCATACAACTTACATATGAATTTCTTAGGCCACTTGTCAATCCCAAAGACTCACAAATCATAAGCAAGTGGTTGAAAGGCAGTGTAAGAAATACTTAACTTCTTCCATACAACGTAATATTATCAGTATCTAAATTTTGTTCTTTATTCTTTCACAGGTCATAGATGCATACATTATGTTGATTAAAGACATGCAAGTGAAAGTCCAAGAGAGCATGGTACTGCATTTCTAGAAAGTACAGCACATTGCCAGGCCTGGAAAACAAATGGTGAACAAATTGGAACCCGCAACAAGCAATATCGAGACAAGAGAGCAAAAGTTACAGCAAAATATTTGCAACATGATATGGTATATCAATGTCCTCAAATATCCTTCATAATAATAACTGCATGACTTACATTTCATTTCCTATGTAGATTTTCCTACCACTCAATAGAAACTCAACTCATTGGTACGTGGCTGTTCTCAATGGTGCTAAAGAAAAAATTCAAATACTAGACTCGATGCGCATGGAAAAGAGCTACTACGACAAAGATAAAGACCTCAATAATACAGTATGCTACATTGTGCCTTTAGATTCATCACTATTCCTTACTAACTTTTTACATTAGATATGTAATACTCTATTTGATAACTCAGATAAAAGGAATTGAAAAGTTTATCCAGTATGCAAGGCTAGAAGATGGCGTTGAAAACAAATGGAAGAACACCAGGATTACCAATTGGCCATTCTGCCCAATGAAAGTCCCTCAGCaaagtgacaagtcaaacaaaCAGTTAATTTTTGTCGCAAATTATCTATAACGAATTACCACTTACAAAGAACATGCTTGCAACAGCTGGTCATGTGGCTTGCACACATTGAAATTCATACAGCATTGGAATGGAAAAGAACTCTCCCCTGAGTTCAATGAAATGGTAATTTTAAATTGCATTCAGTACTCTTTGTAAATAAAATGACATTAATTGATATTTTTTCATAACTTGCTTTTCAGGATACAACCACCACTTTCAAACATAAGGTTGTAGCCAACCTCATTAATTCTACTATGAACGAAGTGATTGAAGTGCAGCAAGATATTAAACGCCTAGTGACCGAGGCAAATGTAGGCAACTAGCTCTAGGCTAAGATTCATATAGACATCATTGTAACTATCCATGATTAAAACAAGCAACTCATCAGTGTACCACTCGTTATGCTATCAACAATTTCTTTCTTCTATCCTATTATCATTTTGCAGTCACTCATTGTTACTATCCATGATTTATTTTGAAGTCACTCGAATTGCAATGTAATCAGTAAATGATAGGGGAGGGTATTGAAcatttgaaaattcacatagaaCAAGCAACAACTGAGCTCATTAAAACATCCAATAAATCGTACAATACAAATCCTATAAGCAATGAAGAAGAAGAGCATATGCAGCCCAGAAAATGAAAGTATCTACCGCTGCAACCAACAGAAGCTAATGATTTAGATTAGATGAAAAAAATCGATGCATACACTGCCACGTCGCCGGCTAAGAAGACTACACGACCACCTCGCCACTGCAGCCGCGCAAAGCCCAAACCCGCTGCCGCCACAACGCCGGTTCCGACGACCACCTCGTCACCGCGGCCGGCACCATCACGCACGCCACCACCTCGCAGCCAAGGCTGCCAcgcaccagccgccgccgccacctcgtgaACGCGGCCGCCACcaggccaccgccgcgcccgccaCCAGCAGCACCGCAGCACCAGGCCTTCGCCGCGCTAGGCATCACTGCGCCCGCCACAACCTCGCCGCCACGAACaacccgctgccgccgccacctccgcctcaaATGGATTagatgccaccgccgcctccgcctcccacggagcacttcgccgccggccgcctcctacagatcagccgccgccgtcgcctcgcctcccccgccgccgcctcgcctcccacggagcacctcgccgccgcctcgaacggatcagccgccgccgccggctacggatcagccgacgccgcctcctcccacaaAGCAAGTAGGCGCCGACAGAAgcaactcgccgccgccgccgccatctcccacGAAGcaagtcgccgccgcctcccacagatcccgccgcctcccgcggaTCAACTCCAGGCCGATGAAGCaagtcgccgacgccgcctacTCCTCTCACGGATCGGatcggatgggaaggggagaTTTGCTCGCCGCTTACTCCTCTCACGGATCGAATGGCAAAGATTTGGTAGAAAACCCTATTTCCCTCCCCTGGACACTTCTACGCGAAAAGACAAAATTACCCTTCCACCACTCCAAATATTCCGGTACCACCTCATGGGCAAATTTGTACCTGGAGGTACCACAGATTTTCCATCATCCGATTGAGCTGATTGGATGGCTCAAATTTCGTACCGGACAGTACCGATGGTACCTGCTGGATGGGAgcaaatctctttttttttttcgcgtgACCGTGTGTGTCAGTCTATGTAATATCGTATGATCGATCGGTGAATTAAGCTAGACAATAATTTCATCGTGACAGAGATCGAGTCGGAGATGCAAACAAATTAAGGAAAGAAACACAGATGGGAGAAGCCTAATTACGGTTTTACGAGCGTACGGCGCAAGCTAGTACAACTTCAAACACACGCGCTTAGTTCTAATCAAACATCATTAGTTCGATCCTGATTCGGAAAACCGCGCGGATTTTGAATTGGATGGATTCCTTCACGAGTGCGCAGCCTGATCAGAGTCGGATCGTGGCAGGAGGATAAAAGGCGAGAGCGCAACACCATCCTTCCTCCCGCCACCACCACGCGAGCGTCCAACTTTCTTCCGCCACCGCCTCTTGCCTCCTCTCGCTCTCCATCGATCTCACTTCCGGCGAGACCATGGGGGATTTGATCTTGGATCCCTACATGGAGGACGCGATCTTGGATCATTCCTGCCTCGCCGAACTTCTTGCTGATCAAACAGCTCTCCCATTGTTCCATCCTTACTCCGGCGGCGCCACTCCGCAGATGGTGGATACCGACACCTTCCTCCGCGCCATCGGCGCACTGCCTCCGCTTGCACCGCCACCGGCAGCTCCGCTCGCACCGGCGCCACCGGACTCGCCCCGTACCCCTCACACCtacggcagcctcctccctgtCTACGGTGATCTTCCACcgctctctggcgccgtcctccagGAGCCCTTGCCGCTGCCAGAAGGCAGCGATCACCCGGTGTCACCCAAGAAGACGATCGAGGTCGCATCGCTGCTGCAAGAGCGCGCCGATCAGCCGGTGGTCACCAGCAACTCAGCGACGACGACACGTCCGCAGCTGTGCGCGCCCTACGACGACGACATCGAGGCCACCCTCCGTGCCATGGAGACGAACCCCGTGGAGCGGCCCTCCCCGTACTTCTTGGAGACGACACAAGGTGGGCGGATGACCGCACTGGTGCGCGCCTCGATGATCGCCTTCATGGACGAGTTCAGCCGGTTGCACGAGCTCGCCGACGGCACGCTCCAGCGCGCCGCCTACTTCCTGGACCGCTACAGCTCCGCCTCGTCGCAGCAACGACCGTGTTCCTGGCGGCCAAGTACGAGGACCAGTACACCCTGAGGAAGATCGACGCCAGCATGGTCGCCGCTCGCTGCGGCTACACCAGCGAGACCAGGCACAAGATGGTGTCGTGCATGGAGACCGAGATCCTCGCCGCGCTCGACTACAACCTCGGCGGCCCGACGGCGTACACGTTCGTGGAGCACTTCACAAGGTACTACGGCAAGGGGAAAGAAGAGAAGCTGATGAGGGAGGCGGCGCATTGGTTCGCCGACGGGTCGTTGCTGACGTACGGGTTCCACCGCTACCTGCCGTCCATGGTGGCGGCGTCAGCGATCTTCCTGGCGAGGCTGCACGTGCGGGGGCATGAGCCATGGAGAAAGGATCTCGCGGAGCTCACGGGGTACAAGCCATCGACTTGATGGGCTGCGTCTGCGATATGTACAGTCAAATTGCATGTCCTCGCTTTGCTCTTTTCCAAGAGTACTTCTTCGAGGATCCATAGCCCATGTATAGGAAGAACAAAAGAGTCTGTAAAAGCACAAGCATGCAAAGCATGAATATGATGGCTTAAATTTTGCACTGTTGCCTGTACATTGATCTGTAAACTCAAAATTGCGCGTGTTATTTGGTTGAAATATATGTGATTAAttcatcaaattcaaatttattaGCTTTTGGTACTCTGATGTCTCTACATATGGCCCAACCGCGGACACGTTCGTGGAGCACTTCACCCGGTACAAGTGTACAACAGCCGGGGAGAGGAAAAGCTACGGGTGCATGCAGCGGCTGGAGCGCGACGTTGCCGACCAGTCGCTAATGAACTACGTACGGCTGCCCGGGGCTACTATACCTGCCGtccatggaggcggcggccggcgggcgtCGATCTCCGTCGCGAGGTGTTCGCTGAACCGGCACGACGCGCTGGTCTGGAGCACGGAGTTGCAGGAGCTGACGGGGTACAGCTTCGAGGACCTCGTCAGCTGCATCTTCGCCATGTAGAACGCAGTGATCGATCGGTTGATCGATGAGGACATCGGTAGGAGTAGAGATCCCTTGTAAACATGTTTCTGTTGATTGTTCATGGTTGCCATGCAACGCAACTTGATTGAGGTTTTTTGGCCCCCTGATAGAGAGTCTTTGCAAACATGGCCCGGAGGttgtcttcatcttcatcttttttttattcacaAACACGTAAAAGCCTTATAAAACTGGCCCAAGATCATCATTAGAAACCAAATGCGAAAAATgtcataggagatccaaacacaATGACGTCATTGAGAGTCGTAGCTTATATCCCCGAGGCACTGATAACGGGTACACATCCCCGATCCAACATATTACAGCGTATATATCAGAGTTACAGCAACCCTTGGCCGAACGTCGctggcagccgctccctctcgctatgctaagtcgccatgTCGCCATCCTGCTACAATAGGTATATCCCTTTAGTATAGAATCCGACTCTTATTCTACTCCTCTATTTTATGTATGCCTTTATTTTTCTCCGGTGTCATTTCACACATTTTTGTAGCATTTTTCTTTCATGGAACTGTTGAATTGTTTGTTTTTACACTTCAATTGGGATTTTTGCTCCCTGATCAGCAGGCTTACAGAGCGTCGTTATACAAAAGAAACACGTCACACATGGTAATCATCAGAGGAAATCAGATCATCGTTGGAAGATAAATTTTACAATTCTTGAGAAAACACCTTGAGATagctaaattttacactaatttttttttatctttagatAGATAGTACGTAAAgatactaaattttacactaaaaaatattataccTTTAGGTAAGATAAAATTACCATTGTTGGAAATGTTGGCGATTCTCGCGGCGTACTTTCACATAATGGCCAGCTATATTGACTTTCACATTACTTTCGCTATGTTGTGTTGCATTGGACTGCATGTGTGTATATAGTGTGTGTGTCACCAATATTTGGACTGTATCTGCATAATGTACCCCAAAGATAATTTCTTGGCGGCCCTAGCATTTCTAGCCGCCATGGAAATTACTCATATTACACCCCAAATATATTCTTGATTGCCATGGTAGGTAGGGCCGCCAGGGAAAGACACAGTTTTGGACATCAATAAGTTATTCTTGGTGGCCCTGACTGACAAGGATAATCTTTCTTGGTGGTACTAACCGTCAAGGATAAAAAATGTCCTTAGCGGTTCTAACGGTCAAGAGTAAGAATTTTTTTGGCAGTTTCTCAGCAGCCAAGGAAAGATATATTTTTGTTGGTCTAAAGGGACAAGGTTACATTTCTTGGCGCATTTGAAAGTTCACAACTTTCTTAATTTGCTTGGTAGTTCGACCGCCAAGAAGATATTCCCTTACGGTTAGCAACCACGGAATCTGAATATCTCTAGCTTTCTAGACTTGGCGGTCAGCCAATGGAATAATTAATCTTGGCGATTTTCATACTATACTTGGCGGTTTTTGGCCGCCAAGAAAATTACGGATTTTTGTAGTGCTAGCTAATGCATTAATTTGATGCTTATTATTTTCCCTATTTATGTTGCATCTTAAGGCAATTGATTTGTCCATTGATCACAAACCAATCATTGGAAGTGAATGTGAGAATTGCAAGAGCAGGACAGGAGGACGAGTattggcgaaaaaaaaaatcctgtcaTGGGCCCAGAAGGAAGAGTCATGCGAGGATGGGGCGTGCCGCGTGTTCAAGGACTAATTACATATGTGTCCAGACTATTGGTATACTCTTAATCTTATTTCTTTCTGGTTATTTGTACATAATATATATTGCATCAGTTGTAATTGGTGTTTTCTTTACTTCCATTTCAGGTTTTTTTGAATTAAAGCAGAACAAAAATATTCTTCCTTCACAGCTGATAGTGACATGTGATCCTGTAGCTGAATTTGGCCCCGTACTAACTTGATTAAGATACAAAATTTTCCTCGATTTCCTTGATTAAGATTCAGCTTTTTGGTGTTCAGTTCATTTCTGAATTCTACTTCAGTTTATACATGAGCTGTAAGATGATGAAATGTTTCTGGGAATGACATGTCCTCCTTTATTTTGGATCCATCAAGACCGCTGCTCCTTGTCACTCTGAACAAGCATCTGAATAAGCATCAAGAACGAAACAGGACAGCATTGAGAACATTGGAATTTAACAGGAGCCATTTCAGAGAAAAATATCATAGAGCATTTCAGATTGGATGATTTGGGATTCAAAAGAATTTCTCTTAGACCAAGATTTATTGCCTCCCATGCCAATGCCAATTCGTTGATCTTGGCACAAATCCAATCGAAGACGACGAGCGCACGCTCGATTGCACGGGTGTTGCCACTGCTGACAATGTTGGCTGCGGCGAGCAGGACTACGATGCTAGGGATACCGGACAGTGGACAGCTCGTGGCGGCTCTCACTGGACTTGGCGAAGAAGATGAGCACATCCGCGACGCGGGCAGAGTCGGTGAGCGCGGGCGCCGCCCCGCTTGCACACACGATGCGATGCATGTTCTCCGCTAGCTTGCAGAGCTCGTACAACGCCGCTGCGGAGAAACCACTTTAGCCATTGTACTGCCACGGTTCAAAATTTCGGATCGAAATTTCAGTTCTATTGGATCTCCCAGTATGATATTATTTTGGctgaaattttttatttatttcatcttttcatgaatttagtaacattttgtttaaatttgtatcaaattttatttaaaaattcatataatttcgggctgaaattttcaaaattgCGATATTACGGCCACCCCGCTAAAAATGATCAAACCGAAAGATTAAACACTGACTACCACTAGATCTAGCCATGGTGGAGGTCAGGACGACGACATCGCCTGGGAGGCGGAACCGGCTGCGGTGCGCAATGGTAGCGGAGGAGGAGAATTCAACGGCGCCATCGGAGGATAGGGGCAAAGTCGGTACACAATGTGTCATACATAAATGATTTGCCCTGCAACGTCATACATTTTGAATCGTTTTAGTTTAACTTGTAGCGTCATACATAATAGAATAGAGGTAGTACTACGCTTACGTTTTGCCTGAGATTTACCTGAACTCGCTTAACGCACTTTTACCATTGTCCAGGAAACTCCTTTAACGGATTTGTTGTTTCAACTGCGACATAATTTTGGGCTCCTATCTTTCACTTTTTCATCCGTAGGATTTTGCATCAAAATTTGTGCTCTTCTATATCCAACTTGCAGTTACACTTAATTACATAGCTCTTACACTCAATTACAGTACACCAAAATTAGATtttgcaacattttttttctttatatttaCGATTTTTTACatgcttgtcttttttttatgttatttcACTTAAAACGAGCTACATTGATTGGTTGAAAATTCTACAAAAATCGATGCTATAAATCTACCGAAAGATTAACAGGTAGTTTCTCTTTTAGTCACTCGATTGGACGTCCACCATGTTTTTGTTCTGCTCAGCTGCTTAGAAATCCTGAAGATTTTGATAGAGTGTTAGCATATGCTCACTGTTAGGTAACTTCTCTAGCAATGTGCATGAATCCATAATAGTATGGTATGTCATCTCCCATGCTTAATCTACCATTCTAGTGGATTTTAAGAATTTGAGTGCTTGGACTTCTTTTTGCGTGATGatgtgctctttttttttcgcgtGTGTGTGTCAGTGTATGTATAATAGTATCGTATGATCGGTGAATTTCATCATGACAGAGATCGAGTCGGAGATGCAAACAAAGGAAAGAAACGCACGCgcttagtcctctctaatcaaACATCATTAGTTCGATCCTGATTCGGAAAACCGCGCGAACTTTGAATTTGATGGATTCCTTCACGCGTGCGCAGCCTGATCAGAGTCGGATCGTGGCACGAGGATAAAAGGCGAGAGTGCGGCACCATCCTTCCTCGGCCACCACCACGCGACCGTCCAAGTTTCTTCCCGCCACCGCCTCTTGACTCCTCTCGCTCTCCCTCGATCTCGCTTCCGGGCTCCGGCGACCATGGGGGATTTGATCTTGGATCCCTACATGGAGGACGCGATCATGGATCATCCCTGCCTCGCCGAACTTCTTGCTGATCAAACATCGCTCCCAATGTTCCATCctttctccggcggcggcactCCGCAGATGGTGGATACCGACACCTTCCTCCGCGCCATCGGCGCACTGCCTCCGCTTGCACCGCCACCGGCAGCTCCGCTcgcaccggcgccgccaccggacTCCCCCCGTACCCCTCACACCTACGGCAGCTTCCTCCCAATCTACGGTGATCTTCCACCGCTCTCCGTCACCGTCGTCCAGGAGACCTTGCCGCTGCCAGAAGGCGGCGATCACCCGGTGCCACCCAAGAAGACGATCGATGTCGCACCACTGCTGCCAGAGCACGCTGATCAGCCGGTGGTCACCAACAACTCAGCGACGACACGACCGCAGCTGTGCGCGCCCTACGACGACGACATCGAGGCCACCCTCCGTGCCATGGAGACGAACCCCGCGGAGAGGCCCTCCCCGTACTTCTTGGAGACGACACAAGGTGGGCGGATGACCGCACTGGTGCGCGCCTCGATGATCGCCTTCATGGACGAGTTCAGCCGGTTCTACGAGCTCGCCGATGGCACGCTCCAGCGCGCCGCCTACTTCCTGGACCGCTACCTGTCGGTGACACCCGAGTCGGACGACGTGCTGCAGCTCCGCCTCGTCGGGGCCACGGCCGTGTTCCTCGCCGCCAAGTACGAGGACCAGTACACCCTGAGGAAGATCGACGCCAGCATGGTCGCCGCCCGGTGCGGCTACACTAGCGAGACCAGGCACAAGATGGTGTCGTGCATGGAGACCGAGATCCTCGCCGCGCTCGACTACAACCTAAGCGGCCCGACGGCGTCCACGTTCGTGCAGCACTTCACGAGGTACTACGGCGACGGAAAAGAAGAGGAGCTGTTGAAGGAGGCGGCGCATCGGTTCACCGACGGGTCGCTGCTGACGTACGGGTTCCACCGCTACCTGCCGTccgtggtggcggcgtcggcgatctTCCTGGCGAGGCTGCACGTGCTGGGGCATGAGCCGTGGAGCAGGGATCTCGCCGAGCTCACCGGGTACGAGGCCATCGACTTGATGGGCTGCGTCTGCGACATGTACAGTCAAATCGCATGTCCTCGCTTTGCTCCCTTTCAAGAGTACTTCTTCCAGGATCCATAGCCAATGTATAGGAAGAACAAGAGAGTCTGTAAAAGcttatgtcaaaaaaaaagtctgTAAAGGCACAACCATGCAATGATGCAATGCATGATGGCTTCAATTTTGTTGCTAGCGTTCGTATGTACATCGATCTATAAGTCCAAATTTGTGAGTTTTGGTTGAAATATGTATGAttcatcaaattcaaaattactAACTTTTCGTACTCTGGTTTCTGTACATCTTTATCGATCGATCTGTACCGTTTCTCTTCTTCCTACTGGTCTACTGCATGTACATGCATTCGCGAACTCACAACTTCTCGTGCCACCTGCCACGTGATAGATGGTGGTATCTGTTGCACTAGGATGCAGTACACAACGGCTGAACCACCTAgtcgagcttttttttttttaacaaatcggTATTTAGGTGCGCCAATTTCGTTGAGTATACTGGGATGGAAAAACTGTATAGGAAGAAGAGatttacaaaagaaaaggaaaaggaaatgggaaagtattttctaaaaaaactaaGGATTGATATGTGCAAGGCATTTTGCTTCTACTAGGGCCCAAGTTTTAGTGTCCTCCTTTATTTTCGTAACGAGGGATATTGTCAAGAGCTCTATCCATATCTCTCATGCCGTTAGTAGTAGCAGAGTGCAAACATCTTTCCTGGATGTCCTAGGTTAGGTTGCAACGCCATACCCTAGGTATGGACTATAGCAGGAATCCAGCTGGCTGACTTTATGTGCTCTTATGACATCTAGTTTGCGAGCATGTTCCAGATTCTTCTCATGTATCTGCAGACCACGAGGAGGTGGAAAGCAGTCTCCAATTCGTGTCTGCAGAGCAGTCAATAAGTGTTGTTTGGACATCCTTAAtcggagatggattctaattAATAGCttgagtggacgtccacccgtttagatggttacgaaaaattttcaaaaaattgacaagatagatcaatatgtaatatatcactccataaacatgcaagttcaaattcaacttctaaaagttgtaacaaaaataacaaatttaattgtaaatatacatatagtaatttgagttttgtttgttatgtttgttacaatttgtagaagttgaatttcaacttgcatatttgtgg of the Oryza sativa Japonica Group chromosome 2, ASM3414082v1 genome contains:
- the LOC107280012 gene encoding putative cyclin-F1-4; protein product: MGDLILDPYMEDAILDHSCLAELLADQTALPLFHPYSGGATPQMVDTDTFLRAIGALPPLAPPPAAPLAPAPPDSPRTPHTYGSLLPVYGDLPPLSGAVLQEPLPLPEGSDHPVSPKKTIEVASLLQERADQPVVTSNSATTTRPQLCAPYDDDIEATLRAMETNPVERPSPYFLETTQGGRMTALVRASMIAFMDEFSRLHELADGTLQRAAYFLDRYSSASSQQRPCSWRPSTRTSTP
- the LOC107277627 gene encoding putative cyclin-F1-3, which encodes MGDLILDPYMEDAIMDHPCLAELLADQTSLPMFHPFSGGGTPQMVDTDTFLRAIGALPPLAPPPAAPLAPAPPPDSPRTPHTYGSFLPIYGDLPPLSVTVVQETLPLPEGGDHPVPPKKTIDVAPLLPEHADQPVVTNNSATTRPQLCAPYDDDIEATLRAMETNPAERPSPYFLETTQGGRMTALVRASMIAFMDEFSRFYELADGTLQRAAYFLDRYLSVTPESDDVLQLRLVGATAVFLAAKYEDQYTLRKIDASMVAARCGYTSETRHKMVSCMETEILAALDYNLSGPTASTFVQHFTRYYGDGKEEELLKEAAHRFTDGSLLTYGFHRYLPSVVAASAIFLARLHVLGHEPWSRDLAELTGYEAIDLMGCVCDMYSQIACPRFAPFQEYFFQDP
- the LOC107276417 gene encoding putative cyclin-F1-4 — translated: MVAARCGYTSETRHKMVSCMETEILAALDYNLGGPTAYTFVEHFTRYYGKGKEEKLMREAAHWFADGSLLTYGFHRYLPSMVAASAIFLARLHVRGHEPWRKDLAELTGFWYSDVSTYGPTADTFVEHFTRYKCTTAGERKSYGCMQRLERDVADQSLMNYVRLPGATIPAVHGGGGRRASISVARCSLNRHDALVWSTELQELTGYSFEDLVSCIFAM